From Halanaeroarchaeum sulfurireducens, a single genomic window includes:
- the proS gene encoding proline--tRNA ligase: MSGEQELGITESKEHNPGDWYAEVVQKAKLADYAPMGGFIVTRPRGYALWEAIKDNLDGWFKETGAQNAYFPMFIPEGYLEREKDIVEGFDPEVAWVTHGGYDELEERLAVRPTSESIIAPFMAKWVRSYRDLPLRLNQWNSVVRWEATETKPFFRTKEFLWQEGHTAHASESGAWEEMTLRLDQYQRLYEDVLAIPVLRGRKPEHDKFPGADTTTTVEALMPDGKTVQGGTSHYLGQSFADAFDISFVDEDEDERIAHTTSWGLSWRSIGALIMTHSDDQGLVLPPTVAQEQVVIVPIWQEDTKETVLQYASEIAAELQDAGIRVKLDDRDERNPGFKFNEWELKGVPVRLEIGPNEVDDEEVTVVHRPDGETITDDRGDIVESLRDHLDEVYAKLYAAAEENLEENIREASSRNEILGTIGQHGGYVKAPWCGDEACETEVKEQIHAEVVMVPFDEDEEPIGETCAVCGDEAETTAYFAKSY; this comes from the coding sequence ATGAGTGGCGAACAGGAACTCGGCATTACCGAGTCGAAGGAGCACAACCCCGGCGACTGGTACGCCGAGGTTGTCCAGAAGGCAAAACTCGCGGACTACGCGCCGATGGGCGGGTTCATCGTCACCCGTCCCCGCGGGTATGCCCTCTGGGAGGCCATCAAGGACAACCTCGACGGCTGGTTCAAAGAGACGGGTGCGCAGAACGCCTACTTCCCGATGTTCATCCCCGAGGGGTATCTCGAACGGGAGAAGGACATCGTGGAGGGTTTCGATCCCGAGGTCGCCTGGGTCACCCACGGCGGGTACGACGAACTCGAGGAACGACTCGCGGTCCGACCGACCAGCGAGAGCATTATCGCACCGTTCATGGCGAAGTGGGTGCGAAGTTACCGGGACCTTCCGCTCCGTCTCAATCAGTGGAACTCGGTCGTCCGATGGGAGGCAACGGAGACAAAGCCGTTCTTCCGGACGAAAGAGTTCCTCTGGCAGGAGGGCCATACCGCCCACGCCAGCGAGTCGGGGGCCTGGGAGGAGATGACGCTCCGACTCGACCAGTATCAACGGCTCTACGAGGACGTCCTCGCGATCCCGGTCCTTCGCGGTCGCAAGCCCGAACACGACAAGTTCCCGGGCGCCGACACCACGACGACGGTCGAGGCCCTCATGCCGGACGGCAAGACCGTCCAGGGTGGGACCAGTCACTACCTCGGACAGAGCTTCGCCGACGCCTTCGATATCTCCTTCGTGGACGAAGACGAGGACGAACGAATCGCCCATACGACGTCCTGGGGGCTGTCGTGGCGGTCCATCGGTGCCCTCATCATGACACACTCGGACGATCAGGGGCTGGTCCTTCCCCCGACCGTGGCCCAGGAACAGGTCGTTATCGTTCCCATCTGGCAGGAGGACACGAAGGAGACCGTCCTTCAGTACGCGAGCGAGATCGCGGCGGAACTACAGGACGCGGGCATTCGCGTGAAACTGGACGACCGGGACGAACGCAACCCCGGGTTCAAGTTCAACGAGTGGGAGCTCAAGGGCGTCCCGGTGCGTCTGGAGATCGGACCGAACGAAGTCGACGACGAGGAAGTCACCGTCGTTCATCGGCCGGACGGCGAGACGATCACCGACGACCGAGGGGACATCGTCGAGAGCCTCCGGGACCACCTCGATGAGGTCTACGCGAAACTCTACGCCGCTGCCGAGGAGAATCTAGAGGAAAACATTCGGGAGGCGTCGTCCCGGAACGAGATTCTCGGTACGATCGGACAGCATGGCGGATACGTGAAGGCACCGTGGTGTGGCGACGAAGCCTGTGAAACTGAAGTGAAAGAGCAGATCCACGCCGAGGTCGTCATGGTGCCATTCGACGAGGACGAGGAACCGATCGGCGAGACCTGTGCCGTCTGCGGCGACGAGGCCGAGACGACGGCGTACTTCGCGAAGTCGTACTGA
- a CDS encoding helix-turn-helix domain-containing protein yields the protein MSQQSVEKSHGIHEREVQVVFEIAPKGPCFLDDMDGEISHVELYFPGGECHSDVTICRNNGSDQDVEVMNYTGDICTNCPGVVFGEHDLVPRYKKRDDDGFVVQVHLPSSNELSDVVSDLRRVSEYVRILRIVDVSDQQVDDVVGEVDYTQLTDKQRVALEGAVTAGYYDLSKEVPLAELAAEFGISTSALSQRLARAEQNVMGQLFRDRG from the coding sequence ATGTCCCAACAATCCGTCGAGAAATCGCACGGTATACACGAGCGTGAGGTTCAGGTGGTCTTCGAGATCGCCCCGAAAGGCCCCTGTTTCCTGGACGACATGGACGGCGAAATCTCCCACGTCGAACTCTACTTCCCGGGGGGTGAGTGCCACTCGGACGTCACGATCTGCCGGAACAACGGGTCGGATCAGGACGTCGAGGTCATGAACTACACGGGCGACATCTGCACCAACTGCCCGGGCGTCGTGTTCGGGGAACACGACCTGGTCCCTCGGTACAAAAAACGGGACGATGATGGATTCGTCGTCCAGGTCCACCTGCCCTCCAGCAACGAACTCTCGGACGTCGTTTCAGACCTCCGTCGCGTCTCCGAGTACGTGCGAATCCTTCGTATCGTCGACGTCAGCGATCAACAGGTCGATGACGTCGTGGGCGAAGTGGACTACACGCAACTGACGGACAAGCAACGCGTGGCCCTCGAAGGTGCCGTCACCGCGGGTTACTACGACCTCTCGAAGGAGGTTCCTCTGGCGGAACTGGCCGCGGAGTTCGGCATTTCGACCTCGGCGCTCTCACAGCGTCTCGCTCGCGCCGAACAGAACGTCATGGGCCAACTGTTTCGCGACCGCGGCTGA
- the extH gene encoding selenite/tellurite reduction operon rhodanese-like protein ExtH, whose product MGEKLDRRRFIQLTGATGMAAIAGCSGDNGDQQTTEPATEEPTEEPTEEPTEEPTEEGPDYTNPSETENALIEPQTLNEWVEAGLVNSDDVYADPRVAVIRSDAGGYASGHVPGAVPLEVGDAAGGALLKATRLDGLAKTKALVPTGETVDQLIQNAGVGPNTTIVISGPGEGASMYYGTRLYWTLRFWGFPRERLKLLNGGTAAYGEEYELSFENVETPETGYNLEAFDEPNYGLRKGLNEMLQLVDDVNAGESSASVIDQRGSWDAKIANSHVESAANYVEGESFTQPAKWKSADEIEEHVFSYDGVEDGDEIVTMCHSGFKGTLAFFALDGIVGYDNAALFDGSWKFTWKQYNGEQDPTPNDAWRTDMHGRTEGEITATDQLSIDPDLNEQLTDLATLDANQVKKDAIEYIVGDTSGGFGCGS is encoded by the coding sequence ATGGGAGAGAAGCTTGACCGCCGACGGTTCATTCAGTTGACCGGTGCTACTGGTATGGCAGCCATCGCTGGCTGTTCTGGAGACAACGGAGACCAGCAGACCACCGAACCCGCGACAGAGGAACCGACCGAAGAACCGACAGAGGAACCGACCGAAGAACCGACAGAGGAGGGACCCGATTACACCAACCCCTCGGAAACGGAGAATGCGCTCATTGAGCCACAGACGCTGAACGAGTGGGTCGAAGCCGGACTCGTCAATAGCGACGACGTGTACGCAGACCCGCGGGTTGCAGTCATCAGATCCGACGCGGGCGGGTATGCTTCAGGCCACGTGCCTGGTGCCGTGCCACTTGAGGTCGGTGATGCCGCTGGCGGTGCGTTGCTGAAGGCGACGCGCCTCGATGGCCTCGCCAAAACGAAGGCACTCGTCCCGACTGGCGAAACAGTCGATCAGCTCATTCAGAACGCCGGGGTCGGGCCGAACACCACCATCGTGATCTCGGGACCGGGCGAAGGTGCTTCGATGTATTACGGCACCCGACTCTACTGGACCCTTCGGTTCTGGGGCTTCCCCCGCGAGCGGCTAAAACTCCTCAACGGCGGTACCGCCGCATACGGTGAAGAGTACGAATTGAGTTTCGAGAATGTTGAGACTCCCGAGACCGGCTACAACCTCGAGGCCTTTGACGAGCCGAACTACGGCCTCCGGAAGGGTCTGAACGAGATGCTCCAGCTGGTCGACGACGTCAACGCTGGCGAGAGTTCCGCATCGGTCATCGACCAGCGTGGAAGCTGGGATGCGAAGATCGCGAATAGCCACGTCGAATCGGCAGCGAACTACGTGGAAGGCGAGAGCTTCACGCAACCGGCCAAATGGAAGTCCGCCGACGAGATCGAGGAACACGTCTTCAGCTACGACGGCGTCGAAGACGGCGACGAAATCGTAACGATGTGCCACAGCGGATTCAAGGGCACCCTTGCCTTCTTCGCCCTCGACGGGATCGTCGGATACGATAACGCCGCGCTGTTCGACGGCTCCTGGAAGTTCACCTGGAAGCAGTACAACGGCGAGCAAGACCCGACGCCGAATGACGCCTGGCGGACTGACATGCACGGTCGAACTGAAGGTGAAATAACGGCCACCGATCAGCTCAGCATCGATCCGGATCTCAACGAGCAGCTGACCGACCTGGCGACGCTCGATGCCAACCAGGTCAAAAAAGACGCCATCGAATACATCGTTGGCGACACGAGTGGCGGCTTCGGCTGCGGCTCCTAG